A DNA window from Mya arenaria isolate MELC-2E11 chromosome 17, ASM2691426v1 contains the following coding sequences:
- the LOC128224400 gene encoding DBH-like monooxygenase protein 1 homolog yields MGDRRLLRWLPAVCMVLSSAHAYPSFQTKLPNGDSVPHPCDSSRMWEGVGHENQAGGGVRNPFGRDFDANGKVWDSTICRMDSDGDGRTNGEELGDPDCIWSQGQAPAVTSGLSHPGVCEPLGSSTCAGRNSFVDCGNTGEFDCPPIHTEDTVKMDIRYPETPVPAQETTYMCMAFELPSDKPYHLIASNPIIDNREVMHHIIVYGCSGMDTAPRELNKPWNCQGEMQSCREMISLWAAGSPGICFNENMGFQVAGEKGLKYAVMEFHWNNPSLVDSYTDSSGYELYLTPNLRPYNAGVLTIGQSDIAIPPGKMGHVEEGTCPGNCTNQIMTGDVQVTLALNHMHTMGKAQITELNRNGRRIQYLAKDDHYDYNSPVFYEYEDPITVRPGDELHTTCVWQSLDKTKTVNYGEGTQEEMCFAFLIYYPKENFRSESCVSMKGLDHCEMWMNGNVRRGCDFDKISNPVDPDTVAMYEAVSEKCTPFVCREECLDYVRSLKQQPCFIGDVGDLLRTWYLRDESTRNEVISFFAAIDSCDMELWEERYRPNGNIDGSISSAENRLASTHFIFAVAALSLLF; encoded by the exons ATGGGTGACCGTCGCTTGCTAAG GTGGTTACCTGCGGTTTGCATGGTGCTCTCCTCTGCGCATGCCTACCctagttttcaaacaaaactccCGAATGGTGACAGTGTACCTCATCCGTGCGACTCTTCTCGAATGTGGGAAGGGGTCGGACACGAGAACCAGGCGGGAGGAGGGGTTAGAAACCCCTTTGGAAGGGACTTTGATGCAAACGGGAag GTTTGGGACTCTACAATCTGCAGAATGGATTCAGATGGAGATGGACGGACGAACGGAGAAGAGCTGGGAGATCCTGACTGTATATGGAGCCAAGGACAGGCCCCAGCAGTCACTTCCGGTCTTTCACACCCAG GTGTATGTGAGCCATTGGGCAGTAGCACGTGTGCAGGGAGAAACTCGTTTGTAGACTGTGGAAATACCGGAGAGTTTGACTGCCCTCCCATACACACAGAAG acaCCGTCAAAATGGACATACGCTACCCAGAAACGCCAGTCCCTGCCCAGGAAAccacatacatgtgtatggccTTTGAGCTTCCATCGGATAAGCCCTACCATCTGATCGCCTCTAACCCAATCATCGACAACAGGGAGGTCATGCACCACATCATCGTCTACGGATGTTCTGGAATGG ACACAGCACCAAGAGAGCTCAACAAACCATGGAACTGTCAGGGGGAAATGCAATCGTGTCGGGAGATGATAAGTTTATGGGCAGCAGGTAGCCCTGGGATatgtttcaatgaaaacatgGGATTCCAGGTTGCTGGAGAAAAGGGACTGAAGTATGCTGTGATGGAG TTTCATTGGAACAACCCCTCCCTCGTCGACAGTTATACAGATAGTTCTGGCTACGAACTATACCTCACTCCAAATCTCCGCCCTTACAATGCTGGTGTGTTAACGATTGGTCAGAGTGACATCGCCATTCCGCCGGGTAAAATGGGACACGTGGAAGAGGGCACCTGTCCTGGCAATTGTACCAATCAGATCATGACGGGAGATGTACAGGTCACATTGGCTCTTAACCACATGCATACGATGG GAAAGGCCCAAATCACGGAGCTGAATCGAAATGGACGGCGTATACAGTACCTAGCAAAAGATGACCACTATGACTACAACAGTCCTGTGTTTTATGA ATATGAGGATCCTATAACCGTTCGACCAGGAGACGAACTCCACACAACATGTGTATGGCAATCGcttgacaaaacaaaaacagtcaaCTATGGCGAAGGGACGCAAGAAGAAATGTGTTTTGCTTTCCTTATCTACTACCCTAAGGAAAACTTTCGGTCAGAAT CGTGTGTATCAATGAAGGGACTTGATCATTGTGAAATGTGGATGAACGGAAATGTCAGGAGAGGGTgtgattttgataaaatttccAACCCAGT AGACCCCGACACTGTGGCCATGTACGAAGCAGTCTCAGAAAAATGCACACCATTTGTTTGCCGGGAGGAATGTCTTGATTACGTTAGAAGCCTTAAGCAACAACCCTGCTTCATCGGTGACGTAGGAGACTTGTTGAGAACTTGGTACCTAAGGGATGAATCCACAAGAAACGAAGTCATATCCTTCTTTGCTGCTATTGATTCGTGCGATATGGAGTTGTGGGAGGAAAGATACCGACCAAATGGAAACATTGATGGGTCCATATCTTCTGCCGAGAACCGCCTGGCCTCGACGCATTTTATATTCGCAGTTGCTGCCctttcattgttattttga